In Aquimarina sp. TRL1, a single window of DNA contains:
- a CDS encoding ABC transporter permease, with the protein MIRLWCKLFYRQSKKHWLHLIINNLGLTLGITSLIMVLLYFNNEKSYDQWNPNKDTIYKVSHKMFNGEYFDTTTVPEGPVSTEVIPEISAFVSTKTEYSKDVITYNDISIFQGKMLEVDSNFFDFFPHPILKGNPEEILKANNSVVISSSVEKKLFGNASSYGKTIKVGNKEYIVTGVYELQRPSIIEPQVLFKKEIDNRLWWGNYNRYTFYRVKEGTDIPALEKKMFQVFEENYFRKEAKELGISVQEYVDIQGAIPFVESLESVRLFTKGDGSLEGKGNYPLLVSMLILSILIIAISCVNFINLSIATAVFRAKEVGIQKSNGVSKGQIITQYFLEIGIQCLLSFFLALVLVELIVPHFNDFIGKELAITSGGVVFRVFLIVIALIGGIGSIIGGYIANFDINKVLKGNFSRSKRMIIMRNGMLGLQFVISGFFLIGSLVMYAQLKYMNEKDTGFSGEQIITVAFNNPEGNYWEQYQLIKQELEKHPGIITIGASSVSPGLTQNFTLDMDYLGKVVEVTGIPTDFGYFDMMGVAMASGRDFSATFSSDSLNTIIFNKTAIKALGIKDPIQKKINLIGKELTIIGVVNDYHIKGYDKKIAPAFYVHFNTIEWFNETFETVHFKIKEREMYKTIADIEQFWNEEIETSYPFTYAFMDKQFKKTFEKYEQQKIIFLSLTLIVIIISLLGLFALSTLTIQQRYKEIAIRKTLGATTLVIMKQLFKDFFRITVMASFILLPLAFYSTSLWLDNFIYKIDMPVWPYLLTPFLLLLLVFMVVGVKSYKATKVDLIKYLKFE; encoded by the coding sequence ATGATACGATTGTGGTGTAAGTTATTTTATCGGCAGAGCAAAAAGCACTGGCTGCATTTGATTATAAATAATCTGGGATTAACATTGGGGATAACTTCTCTTATTATGGTGCTGTTATATTTTAATAATGAGAAGAGTTATGACCAATGGAATCCTAATAAGGATACTATTTACAAAGTCAGTCATAAGATGTTTAATGGGGAGTATTTCGATACTACAACCGTTCCCGAAGGACCTGTTTCTACAGAGGTAATCCCAGAAATAAGTGCTTTTGTATCAACTAAAACAGAATATTCAAAAGATGTCATAACATATAATGATATTTCGATTTTTCAGGGAAAAATGCTGGAGGTAGATTCTAATTTTTTTGATTTTTTTCCACATCCTATTCTAAAAGGAAATCCCGAAGAAATTTTAAAAGCTAATAATAGTGTTGTAATTTCTTCCAGCGTAGAAAAAAAATTGTTTGGGAATGCCTCTTCATATGGAAAAACGATTAAGGTAGGAAATAAAGAGTATATAGTTACAGGAGTATATGAACTGCAAAGACCTTCTATTATAGAACCCCAGGTTTTGTTTAAAAAAGAAATAGACAATCGCCTCTGGTGGGGGAATTATAACCGATATACGTTTTATAGGGTAAAAGAAGGAACTGATATCCCTGCATTAGAAAAAAAAATGTTTCAGGTTTTTGAAGAAAATTACTTTCGGAAAGAAGCAAAAGAATTAGGAATATCGGTACAGGAATATGTTGATATACAAGGAGCAATTCCTTTTGTAGAATCGTTAGAGTCCGTACGATTATTTACCAAAGGAGATGGGAGTTTGGAAGGGAAAGGAAATTATCCATTGTTGGTGAGTATGTTGATACTGTCCATTTTAATCATCGCTATTTCATGTGTTAATTTTATCAACTTATCCATAGCAACTGCAGTTTTTAGAGCAAAAGAAGTTGGCATTCAGAAAAGTAACGGAGTGTCTAAAGGACAGATTATCACCCAGTATTTTCTGGAAATAGGAATACAATGCCTCTTATCTTTTTTCTTAGCATTGGTTTTGGTAGAACTTATAGTTCCTCATTTCAATGATTTTATAGGTAAGGAATTAGCTATTACCAGTGGAGGAGTAGTATTTAGAGTTTTTCTGATTGTGATTGCTCTGATAGGTGGTATCGGAAGTATTATTGGAGGATATATCGCCAATTTTGATATTAATAAAGTACTCAAAGGGAATTTTTCGAGAAGTAAGCGGATGATTATAATGCGAAATGGGATGCTCGGGTTGCAATTTGTTATCTCTGGTTTTTTCCTGATTGGAAGCTTGGTTATGTATGCGCAGCTAAAATATATGAATGAGAAAGATACTGGGTTTTCGGGAGAGCAAATTATTACAGTAGCATTTAATAATCCTGAGGGAAATTATTGGGAGCAATATCAGTTGATAAAACAAGAATTAGAAAAACACCCTGGTATTATTACCATTGGAGCCAGTAGTGTATCGCCTGGATTGACTCAGAATTTTACATTGGATATGGATTATTTAGGAAAGGTAGTAGAAGTAACAGGGATTCCTACTGATTTTGGATATTTTGATATGATGGGAGTAGCAATGGCTTCGGGTAGGGATTTTTCAGCGACCTTTTCTTCAGATAGTTTGAACACTATTATTTTTAATAAAACGGCTATTAAAGCATTAGGAATAAAAGATCCGATTCAGAAAAAAATAAATTTGATAGGGAAAGAACTGACAATCATTGGCGTTGTCAATGATTACCATATCAAAGGATATGACAAGAAAATCGCTCCTGCTTTTTATGTACATTTTAATACCATTGAATGGTTCAATGAAACTTTTGAGACGGTACATTTCAAAATTAAAGAAAGAGAGATGTATAAAACGATCGCAGATATTGAACAATTCTGGAATGAAGAAATAGAAACGTCTTATCCATTTACGTATGCTTTTATGGATAAGCAATTCAAGAAAACATTTGAAAAGTACGAGCAGCAAAAAATAATCTTTCTAAGTCTCACTCTCATTGTTATTATTATCAGTTTGCTGGGATTATTTGCCTTATCCACTCTTACCATCCAACAGCGATATAAAGAAATTGCAATTCGAAAAACACTGGGAGCAACAACCCTTGTTATTATGAAACAATTATTCAAAGATTTTTTTAGAATAACCGTGATGGCTTCTTTTATACTATTGCCGTTGGCTTTTTACAGTACGAGCTTATGGTTGGATAATTTTATCTATAAGATTGATATGCCGGTATGGCCATATCTGCTGACTCCCTTCCTTTTGTTATTACTAGTATTTATGGTTGTAGGAGTCAAGTCTTATAAGGCCACAAAAGTAGACTTGATCAAATACCTGAAATTCGAATAA